The Candidatus Hydrogenedentota bacterium sequence ATTGTTTGGAAAGTAGGAGAAAGTTGAAACCGTCCCATGCCTTCGCTCCGCTACGCCCTCAGCCCTCAGGGCTGCCCCTATCGGGGACGGGCTACGCTACGCGAAGGCATGGCTAGAGAGGGCAGCCCAAGCCCTCACGTCACAGAACAAGGAGACACAGATTTCCACCTTAAATTTGGCGATCCGTGGTCTAAGAATGGGGTAAAGCGCACAATATTCAGGTAGCACGCTCGGAATTACCAACCATCACTCTATTCAATCGTCAATTCTTTGACGAATGGAAAGGGTCAAAAGATAAAAACGACAAATTAGATAGAATTAAACATGACGATCACGGCGGGTACAGCTTTTTAAATAATGAGTTACCCGTTTATTTGGCCGGTGAACTTGAAGTTATTAAAGATGTTATTGAAAATGCAGCCACCGCACTTCATTCTCGGAAGTATAACTCTTTTTTAATTGTTAGCGACCATGGTGCTTCCCGTCTGGCTGTATTACGGAGTAAAGAAGAGAAATATGATACCGACACTCAGGGAAAGCATTCGGGGCGCTGTTGTAAAACTTTTGAGGGATATGATCTTCCTTTTGCAGCAGAAGAGAACGGATACATTGTCCTTGCAGATTATGGTCGTTTCAAAGGCAGTCGTGCGGCAAATGTTGAAGTCCACGGCGGGGCATCTTTGGAAGAGGTTGTTATCCCCATCATTGAACTCACACTAAAAGATAAGCAAATTACGGTGGAAGTGGTTAATAAAACTGTCTTTTTGGAATTTAAGAAAGAGGTCACTATTGAGCTCTTCTTTACTGCGCCTGTTTCGGATGTGTCTGTACGTTTAGGCAGTGATAGATATTCAGCCGAATCTATAGAAGATAGGCGATTCCGTGTGTTGCTGTCAGAGATAAAAAAAGCTGATCATTATACGGCAGAAGTTTATTCCGGGGACACGTGGATTGGCAAGGTCGCATTTAAAGTTCAGAGCAAGATCGCGCAAAAGAATGAAGAGTTCGACAATTTTTTTTGAGGAGTCTTAGTTTATGATAGAAAAATTGAGGCAATGCTTCGATGAAATGGTTGTATATAAGGATTTAAAAAAGAGTAATTTCTTTTCTGCCATGAGCCTGCCGTCATTTATGCGAGACTGGCTTTTAAAACGTTTCGCTGATGAACATGGTAATGTGGATCAAGATTCTTTATATGATTTTATTAAGACCTATCTGCCGGGACGCGATGATTGGACCGGAATCAAGGATCGTATTTGCATTGACTATGAACGCGTCAAATTTTTAGCCAAAATTTCTGTTGATATCGACATCAAGACAGCACAAGTTTCTTTTGCATTGCCTGATTTCGGATTAACAAACAAAGACACCATTATCGAGGATTCTGTGTGGAATTTGTGCAGGGAGGATTTGGTTGACGCCGGAGAAACGTGGGGCATGCTAGAACTGGGGTATCGCCCCGGAGGATCCAGCGGTTCCGATCGACCAACAAAGAGCAGTTCCGGCGGTAAGATTAAACTTATAGCCTTTAAAAACTTTTGTCCTTATACGATTGATTTGGATTATTTCAAAGAGGTGCGCAAAGAATTTTCTATAGAGGAATGGCTTGATGTGCTGCTGGGCGCAGTAGACTACAACGCGAACGGTTATCTCGGCAATGAAGAAAAAAAACTGACCATGCTCACACGCCTCCTTCCCTTTGTTGAGAAACGGTTGAACCTGATTGAACTCGCTCCGAAAGGGACGGGCAAATCTTATCTTTTCGGCAGAGTCAGCCGCTTCGGCTGGCTGTCTAGCGGCGGCGTCATGAGTCGAGCGAAACTATTCTATGATCAAAACCGACGTAAGGAAGGACTCATAAGCGGTAATGATTTTATTACCCTTGATGAGGTTCAAACCATTTCTTTTACCGACGTCGATGAAATGCGCGCTGCTTTAAAGGGCTATCTTGAATCCGGTGTGTTTACCGTGGGTAATCTCCAAGGCGTCGCTGATGCAGGCATGATCCTAAGCGGGAATATCAGCAAAGGAGCTATGGATCAAGACGGTTTTTCTAACATGTTTGAAGAACTGCCCGAAGTGTTTCATGAGTCCGCCCTTATCGACCGTTTCCATGGCTTTATCAAAGGATGGAATATTCCTCGAATGAACGATGATCTCAAAGTGTCCGGCTGGGCGTTGAATTCGGAATATTTTACGTCAATCATGCACGACTTACGTTCAGATACTACCTATCGTGCCATAGTCGATGAACTCATCATAGTCCCTGAGGCTGCGGATACACGCGACACAGAAGCAGTCTTACGTATTACCACGGCATACCTAAAACTGCTTTTTCCGCACGTTCGTTGTGCAAGAGATATTGAGCCACATATATTCAAGCATTATTGCCTTAACAGAGCATGGAAAATGCGGGATACTATCAAATTTCAGCTTGGTCTATTGGATCCGGAATACCGCGGCAAAGATGTTCCCAGTTTTACGGTAAAATCTTTCGAAGAGGATCGGAGTAAATCGTGAAACAAAAAAACTG is a genomic window containing:
- the brxL gene encoding BREX system Lon protease-like protein BrxL, which gives rise to MIEKLRQCFDEMVVYKDLKKSNFFSAMSLPSFMRDWLLKRFADEHGNVDQDSLYDFIKTYLPGRDDWTGIKDRICIDYERVKFLAKISVDIDIKTAQVSFALPDFGLTNKDTIIEDSVWNLCREDLVDAGETWGMLELGYRPGGSSGSDRPTKSSSGGKIKLIAFKNFCPYTIDLDYFKEVRKEFSIEEWLDVLLGAVDYNANGYLGNEEKKLTMLTRLLPFVEKRLNLIELAPKGTGKSYLFGRVSRFGWLSSGGVMSRAKLFYDQNRRKEGLISGNDFITLDEVQTISFTDVDEMRAALKGYLESGVFTVGNLQGVADAGMILSGNISKGAMDQDGFSNMFEELPEVFHESALIDRFHGFIKGWNIPRMNDDLKVSGWALNSEYFTSIMHDLRSDTTYRAIVDELIIVPEAADTRDTEAVLRITTAYLKLLFPHVRCARDIEPHIFKHYCLNRAWKMRDTIKFQLGLLDPEYRGKDVPSFTVKSFEEDRSKS